One Halobacterium wangiae genomic window, GCGTGCGTTCCGCGACGCCGGCTTCGAGGTCATCTACTCGGGACTCCACAAGGCCCCCGCGGAGATCGTACAGGCGGCGGTCCAGGAGGACGTCGACGTACTGGGCATCTCTATTCTCTCGGGCGCCCACAACACACTCGTCCCGAAAATCGTCGAGGGGCTCGAAGAGTACGACGCCTTCGAGGACACGCTCATCATCGTCGGCGGCATCATCCCGGACGAGGACCGGCCGGGGCTGCGAGAAGATGGCGTCGACGCTATCTTCGGCCCGGGCACGCCGATGGAGGAGACAGTCGAGTTCATCCGGGAGAACGTCAAGCCGCGTGACTGAGATGGCGACCACCGACGAGCCCGAGATCGTCACGGAGCTACTCGCGGGGAAACACCACGCGCTCGCCCGCACCATCACGAAGATCGAGAACCGGTCGCCGGGCTACCGCGACGTCGTCTCCGCGCTCTACCCCCACACCGGCGGCGCCGACGTCGTCGGCATCACCGGTAGTCCAGGCTCCGGGAAGTCGACGCTCGTGGACAAGATGGCGAAGACGTACCGCGACCGCGGGCTGAGCGTCGGCGTCATCGCCGTCGACCCGTCGTCGCCGTTCACGGGCGGCGCGGTGCTGGGCGACCGCATCCGGATGGCGTCGACGGCGACGGACATGGAGGTCTTCTTCCGGTCGATGTCCGCGCGCGGCAGTCTGGGCGGGCTCTCGACGGCCACCGCGGACGCCGTGAAGGCCCTCGACGCGTTCGGCAAGGACAAGATCATCATCGAGACGGTCGGCGCCGGGCAGAACGAGGTCGACGTGGTGAAGACGGCGGACACCGTCGCCGTGCTCGTCCCACCGTCCTCCGGCGACGACGTCCAGATGCTGAAGGCCGGTATCCTCGAGATCGGCGACGTCTTCGTCGTCAACAAGGCCGACCTCCAGGGCGCGAACAAGACGGTCACGGAGCTGAAGAACATGCTCGACCTCCGGGAGAGCGAGCCCGACGACTGGGAACCCGAGGTGGTCGAGACCGTCGCCAAGAGCGGCGAGGGCGTCGAGGACTTTCTCGCCGTCCTGGAGAACCACACCTCGTGGCTCGACGACTCGGGCCGCCGCGAAGAGAAACGCCACACGCGCTACGCCGAGGAACTCCGGAACCTCCTCCGCGAGGACGCCAGCGAACTCCTCGCCGACGAACTCGACGCCCGCGGCGGCATCGAGGAACTGGTCGCGCGCATCGACGACGGCGACACCACGCCGTACGAACTCGCCGACGACATCGTCGACCCCCTCGCCGAGTGCCTCGACGAGCAGCGGGACTGACCCCGGCCGCCGACTGCTCGCGTCCCGACGACGAACTGTTCTGTCACAACGGCTAAGCGACTGGCCACCCACGTTCCGACTATGCGACTCCGCAGACTCCTCGCCGGCGCCGTCGGTGGCCTCGCACTCACGGAAGCCGCGAACCGAGCCCTCCGCACTCGCGCGGGTCCACTGGAGTCCCCCCTCGACGGCGACCAGGGGACCTACCGCTGGCGCGGGTTCGACGTGGCGTACACGGAGGCGGGCGACCCGGAAGACCCGGACCTGGTCTGCCTCCACGGGGTCCACGCCGCCGCCTCCCCGAAGGAGTTCGACGGCATCTTCGGCGCGCTCGCCGAGGACTTCCACGTGCTCGCGCCGGAGCTCCCCGGATTCGGGCGCAGCGACCGGCCGCCGGTCGCGTACACCAGTTCGCTGTACGAGTCGTTCGTCGCGGACTTCCTCTCGGATGCCGCCGACGACCCGGTCATACTCGGGAGTTCGCTGACGGGCGCGTGGGCGACGATGGCGGCGAACGACGCCGACGCGCGCGGCCTGCTACTGGTCTGCCCGACCGCCGAAACCGGGCCGCGGCGGCCGTGGGTCCGCAGCCTCGTCCGTTCGCCCGTCGTGGGTCAGGGACTGTTCAACGGGCTCACGAGCAAGCCGTCGCTGCGCTACTACGACGAGCGCGAAGCGTTCTACCGGCCGGAGCACATCACGAGCGACGTCGTCGACTACCAGTGGCAGACGGCTCACCAGGCGGGCGCGCGGTTCGCACCCGCGTCGTTCGTCGGGGGCTTCCTCGACCCCGCCGTGGACCTCGCCGACGAACTCGCCGCGGTGGACTGCCCGGTGACGCTGTTCTGGGGCCGGGAGGCCACCGTGACGCCGCTCGCCGAGGGCCGGGAACTCGCCGACGAGGCGGACACGCGGCTGGTCGTCCTCGACGACACGAAACTCCTCCCACACGAGGAAGAACCGGGGACGTTCGTCGACGTGATCCGGAGCGAACTACCGCAACTCGAAGGTCAGTAGCCGCTCGCCGGTGGTCTCCGACTTGCCCACGCGGGGTGCGACAGTCAGCCCGGTCTCGACCGCGTCGAGGTCGGACTGTAGCTGTCCGGTGAGCCTGACCGCGCCGAAGTCGGCGACGGCGACGGCGTACGGTACGTCGTCGGCGAACGCCGGCGCGGCGACGTGGACCACCGTGTAGGAGTCGATCGTTCCGGTCTCCGGGAGCGCCGTCTCGACGAGTTCCCGGCTCCCGCAGTGCGGGCAGACCCGCCGCGGCGGGAGGGTCCCGTGGCCGTTCTCGCACTCCAGGTAGTAGCCCTCGCCCTCGGCGAGCGCGTCTACGAAGTCGTCGTAGCCGGCGTCGCGGACACCCGGGGCAGTCATCGCTCCACCTCCAGCACGTGGACGACTGCACTCGCCACGGTGCCACCCGCGTTGTGCGCCACGGCGACGTCCGCGGCCGCCACGTACTCGCTGTTGTGGTGGTCGCCCCGGAGCAGTCGGGTCAACTCGGCGACCTGGCTCGTCCCGGTCGCACCGACCGGGTGGCCCTTCGCCTTCAGGCCACCCGAGAGGTTCACCGGCAGGTCGCCATCTCGGGTCGTGACGCCCCGTCGGGCGGCAGCGACGCCCTCGCCCGTCTCGAAGAAGCCGAGCGACTCGACGGCGAGCACTTCCGCGATGGTGAAGCAGTCGTGGACCTCCGCGAAGTCAACGTCGGCGGCGGTCACGCCGGCCTCGGCGTACGCCTCCGCCGCGGCGTCCGTGGCCGCCGGCGACGTAGCCATGTCGTCGCGGTCCTGCAGCGCCATGTTGTCGCCTCCCTGGCCAGTGCCAGTGACGGCGACGGGCGCCTCGACGTCGTGGTCGTTGGCGTAGTCCTCGCTGACGAGCACGACCGCGCTCGCGCCGTCGGTGACGGGACAGGCGTCGTAGAGGTTCAGCGGTTCGGCGACCGGCGGCGACTCCAGGACGTCCTCGACGGTGATCTCCTTCTGGTACTGCGCGTGCTCGTTGCCGACGGCGTTCTCGTGGTTCTTCACCGCGACGTGTGCGAGGTCCTCGTGGCTGCCGCCGAACTCCTCGAAGTACGCGTTGGCCATCATCGCGTACGCGCCGGGGAACGTCACGCCTGCCCGCACCTCGTACAGTTCGTCGGCGGCGATGGCCAGCGCCTCCGTCGACTCAGCCGTCTCGAGGTTGTTCATCCGCTCGGCGCCGCCGACGACGAGGACGTCCGCCTCGCCGTTGCGCACGTCCTTGACGGCCTGCCGGAGCGCCACGCCGCTGGACGCACACGCGCTCTCGTAGCGCGTCGCGGGGGCGTCGACGCCGAGCGCCTCGGCAGCGAGCGGGCCCTGGTGGCCCTGGTGTTCGGCGAGCGCGCCCATGAAGTTCCCGTAGTAGACGCCTTCCACGTCGTCGCGGTCGACGCCCGCGTCGTCGAGTGCCGCGAGTCCGGCCTCCGCGAACAGGTCGCGGCTCGTCCGCTCGGGGTGGCGACCGAAGTGGGTCAGCCCGACCCCGGCGACTCGCACGTTAGTCATACCTACTGCTTGGCAGACGAGGTTCAAAAGGCGTGCGGAAGCGGGGTCGTTCGACCGACCGGTGACCGCTACATCCCCATGTCGGCGGCGGCCTCGGGCACCGGCAGGTCTGTGGGGTCGACGCCGAGCAGTTCCGCGGCGTGGTCCAGCGCCATGTCGAAGCCGTAGTACCGTTCTAGTTCGTCGCCGTCCGCCGACGGCCGCACCTTCAACATCGCGTACCCCTCGCGGTTCTGCGCGACGGCGGCCGTCCCGCCGTCGCCCGAGAACGCGAGCACGCGCTCTGTCTCGGTCTCGTAGTAGCGAGCGGTGACGCCGCCGGCCTCGACGGTCTCCTCGGTCATCGTCGGGAGTTCGTCCGGGCGCGGCAAAAACGGGCCGGGTTCGCCGCGCACCAGGTTCGCCCGGACTTATGTCCGGGGGCGTCCAACTCGGTGCCGACGAGCCATGGCGATTCCACACTGGACGTGGCCCGACGACGCCCCCGCCTCCGGAACCGACCTTGCGGCCGCGAGCGACGCCTTCGACACGCTCTCGGACCGGACCCGTGCGGCGATTCTCGGAACGCTGTTCGACGCCGACGGCCCGGTGGCGTACACCGACCTCCTGACGGCGACCGGCGTCGAGGACAACGGCCGTCTGAACTACCACCTCCGCCGACTCGACGGACTCGTCGACCGTGGCGACGACGGCTACGTGCTCACCGACCGTGGCCGGGCGATGGTCCGGGACGTGCTGGCGGCCGACGCGCTGGCCGGCGACTGAGGAGAACGCGCGTTCTCCGAACCGTTATTCCCGTGCAGTTCCTCCCCCCGATAGATGCGACTGATCGCGAGGGGGGACAGCGGTGGCTGACGCGGAACCGGCCACTGCGACCGACGAACCGGACGGCGAGCCGTCGCTATCGTTCGGGTGGGCTGGGATCCGCGAGGGGTTCGTCACCGGGTTCCCGGTCGCCGTCGGCGTCGGCGGCTACGGAATCGTCTTCGGCGTGGTGGCCCGCCAGTCGGGCCTCAGCGTCGCGGAGGCCGCGCTGATGAGCGCGACTGTGCTCGCGGGGGCGGCGCAGCTCGTCGCCGTCGGCCTGTGGGCCGACCCGATTCCCGTCGTCGCCGTCGTCACTACGACGGCCGTCGTGAACCTCCGGTACGTGCTGATGGGCGCCGCGCTCCGCCCGTGGTTCCGCCAGTTGTCGCCGCTGGAGACCTACACGAGCCTGTTCTTCTTCGCGGACGAGAACTGGGCGCTGACCATCGGGGAGTTGCGCGCCGGGAGCACGCGGGGTGCGTTCCTCCTCGGCAGTGGCCTGGTCCTCTGGCTGCTGTGGGTCGTGACGACCGTCGTCGGCGCGACCGCGGGCGACCTGGTCGGCGACCCCGCGCGCTTCGGCCTGGACTTCGTCGTGACTGCGCTGTTCCTGACGCTCGCTGCGGGCTTCTGGGACGGCGCCGAGTCGCTGCGTCCGTGGCTCGCGGCGGCCGGCGTTGCGCTCGCCGTGAACGCCGTGATTCCGGGCGAGTGGTACATCCTCGCCGGTGCGCTCTCCGGTGCCACCGTGGAGGTGGTGACCCACGATGGCTGACCCGCTCTCCCTCGACCTGAACGTCGTCGTCGTCGTCCTCGCGATGGCCGCCGTCACGTACGCGACGAAGGCCAGCGGCCTCTGGGCCGTCGGGCGCCTCGACCTCTCGGAGCGCGCCGAGGCCGGCCTCGACGTGTTACCGGGCGCGGTGGTCGTCGCGTTCGTCGCACCCGCCCTCGTCGACGGCGGCCCTGCGGAGTGGCTCGCGGCCGTCGCCACGGTCGCCGTCGCGCGGAAGACCGGCAACCTGCTGGTGTCCCTCGCTGTCGGCGTCGGTGTCGTGCTCGCGGTGAGGAGTGTCGTCTAGGCGGCCGCGCCGCCGTCCGCCCCCGGTGCAAAAGTTTCACTTTCACTCCGGTTGGCGCACCTATTTACGGCCGCCTCCACACCCACCTTCCAACGGACGAAGCCACCACCAGGTGGTTACTAATCCAGTACAACCTGTACATGATCAAGAAGCTACACTGGCTGAAGACGGCGGTCCTCCAGGGCGGTCGACCGCGGACGATCCGCGAGTGCCGCCACTGCGGGACCACCGTCGGCAGCCAGCGGGACGCCTGTCCCGAGTGTGGAACGGACGGCATCGCGTGTTATCGACTCTCCGACTAATCGCCGAGTAGTAGACCCGCGCCGCCTCCGTCGTTACTTCAGCAGTCGGCGAGCGATAGTGTTCCGGAGCACCTCGCTCGTCCCCTCGTAGATCTCGTTGAGCTTCGAGTCCCGGTAGTAGCGCTCGACGTCGAAGTCCTTCGTGTAGCCGTAGCCGCCGTGAATCTGGATGCCCTCGTTGGTGACCTCGCGACTGATCTCGGAGGCGTACAGCTTCGCCTGCGCGGCGTCCTTGATGAAGTCCTCGCCGCGGATCTTCTTGTCCGCGGCGCGGTGCATCAGCAGCTTCGCTGACTGGATCTTCGTGTCCATGTCCGCGAGTTTGTGCTGGATGGTCTGGAACTCGCTGATGGGCTGGTCGAACTGCTCGCGGTCCTGGGCGTACTGGAGGCTGTCCTCCAGGGCTGCCCGCGCGAGGCCGATGGAGCGCGCGGCGATGGTGATGCGGCCGCCGTTCAGCGTCTCCAGTGCGTGCGTGAACCCGTCTCCCTCCTCGCCGAGGATGCGGCTCTCGGGGATGCGCATGTCGTCGAAGCGGAGTTCGGCGGTCGGACAGCCCTTGTCGCCGAGTTTGTCCTCGGTGCCCTCGACGTAGAAGCCGTCGTCCTCCTCGGGCCGGACGACGAACGAGGAGATGCCGCGATGGCCGGCGTCCGGGTCGGTCTTCGCGAACAGCGTCACGGTGTCCGCGACGCTCCCGTTGGAGATCCAGAGTTTGTCGCCGTTGACGACGTACTCGTCGCCGTCCTTTTCCGCGGTCGTCTGCATCGCCGGGACGTCGGAGCCAGCCCCTGCCTCCGAGAGCGCGAACGCGCCGACGTCGTCACCACGGTTGAGCGGCGCGAGGAACGCCGACTTCTGGTCGTCGTCGCCGTACGCATTCAGCATGTTCCCGGCGAGGCTCGTGTGCGCCGCGACGACCGTGCCGAGACCGCCGCTCCCCCGGGAGATCTCCTCGAGGGCGATGGCGTAGGAGTGGTAGTCGAGGCCCGCGCCGTCGTACTCCTCGGGGAACGGCATCCCCATCAGACCGAGGTCGCTCATCTCCTCGACGAGGTCCCACGGGAACTCGTCGGCCGCGTCGATCTCGGCCGCCCGCGGCACCACTTCCTCGTCCACGAACTCCGCGACCATGTCGCGAATCTGCTGTTGCTCGGGCGTGAGACTGAAGTCCATGCGGGAAACGTCGCCACCTCGTTCCTTTACTGTTCTCATCGACGCCCGCCCCAACCCCTTTTTACGCTCGCCACGTATCGGTAGTAGAGTAATGGTCGGAGGCCAGACCCCCCAACCTGCTGCGACGGAGCGCGAGTGGTGTCACGAGACGGTCCAGGACGTCTCGCGCACGTTCGCACTGACTGTGGACGCCCTGGAGGAGCCCATGGCGTCCCGAATCTGTGTCGGCTACCTGCTCTGTCGCGTCGCGGACACGATCGAGGACTCGACGTCGATGACGCCCGAGAGACAGGCCTCCCTCCTGAGGACGTACGACCGCGTGCTCGACCTGGACGACGACACGACGGCGGAGACGTTCCGCGAGGACGTCGCGGACGTGCTCCCCGAGGAACGTGACGCCGACTGGACCGTCGTCGCGGAGACGCCCCGCGTCCTGCGAGCGTTCGAGAGCCTCGACGACGACGCCCAGGACGCGATCCGGCCGACCGTCCGCGAGATGACGACCGGGATGGCGGAGTTCGTAGAGCGGTACGCCGACGAGGGGGGCCTCCGCATCCAGTCGCTGAGCGAACTCGAAGAGTACTGCTGGTACGTCGCGGGCACCGTCGGCGAACTCGTCACGGAACTCCTCGCCGACGACGCCGCCGATGACGACGCCGAGACGATGCGCGAGCACGCTCGCTCGTTCGCCCTCCTCCTCCAGCTCGTCAACGTCGCCAAGGACGTCCGGCCGGACTACCACGAGGAGAACAACGTCTACCTGCCCGCCGAGTGGCTCTCGGAGCAGGACCTCGCCGCCGAAGACGTGGCCGAACCGTCGAACGCCGGCCGTGTGGGTGCAGTCGTCGAACGCGTCACCGAACGGGCACGCAGCTACGCCGACGGCGCACACCGCTGGCTCGACGCGATGCCGACGACGCGAGGCAACACGCTCGCCGCGTGGGCCGTGCCGTTCCTGCTCGCGGTCGGAACTATGCGAGAACTCTCGGAACGCCCCACGGACGTCGTCACGGACGGCGACGTGAAGGTCTCGCGGGCGGAAGTGTACGCGGTCCTCGAACGCGTCTACGGCGACTTCGACCGGGCTGCGCTGGCCGCGCTCCGCGAGAAGATCGCTACGCGACCGCTCGCCTGAGGCCAGGCGCCGCGCTGTTCTCGCGAACGTTCAAGTACGAAGCCGGGACCACCGCCCAGCGTGCGCTGAGAACTGACGCGGGACGACCGAGCGAAACCCGGCGGTGGATCGTTCCGCGTGCCGTCCACGCCGCCTGTTCGCCCTACTCGTAGCTGTAGAAGCCCTCGCCGGTCTTCTTCCCGAGGTCGCCGGCGTCGACCTTCCGCTTGAGGAGGTAGGCCGGCTTGTAGCGGTCGCCGAGTTCCTCGTGGAGCGTCTCGCTGGCGTCCAGACAGATGTCGAGGCCGATGTGGTCGGCGAGTTCGAGGGGGCCCATCGGGACGTTCGTGCCGAGTTTCATCCCCTTGTCGATGTCCTCCTTCGAGGCGACGCCCTCGTCGAACGCGCGGATACCCTCGTTGAGCCACGGCATCAGGATGCGGTTGGTGACGAAGCCCGGCTTGTCGTCGGACTCCCAGGTCTCCTTGTCGAGGTCCTCGGCGAACTCGTGGGCGAAGTCGACGACGCCGCCGTCGGTCTTCTCGCCGACGACGACCTCGACGCCGGTCATCACCGGCACGGGGTTCATGAAGTGGAGGCCCACGACCTGCTCGGGGCGGTCGGTGGCCGACGCGATGGTCGTGATGGAGAGCGTCGACGTGTTCGTCGCGAGGACGACGTCGTCCGGGACCTCCTCGTCGAGGTCCGCGAAGATGTCCTGCTTGACGTCCATGTTCTCGACGGCCGCCTCCACGACGAAATCGCAGTCCGCGAGGTCCGCGAGGTCGGTCGTCCCGGTGATCCCGTCGAGGACGGCCTGTCGCTCGTCGTCGTCGAGGGTCCCCTTGTCGACGAAGCGGTCGAGGGAGTCCTCGATGCTGTCGAAGCCAGCCTCGACGTAGTCGCGCTCGATGTCGCGCATCACGACGTCGTAGCCTGCCATCGAAGTGACTTGGGCGATGCCCGCACCCATCGTGCCGGCGCCGACGACGCCGACCGTCTCTACGTCTTCGAGTGCTCGCATAGTCGTGGCTGTGCGGGGCGCGCACCTAAGGATGCCGAAACGTGGAAACACTGAAGCCCCTAGGGTGGCTTCCCTTCGCCAACCGTGCCAGCCGAGGACTCCCGCGACGCGCTGCTGGACCTGCAGTTCGTCGGCCCGGCGACGGCCGACGTGCTAGCGGAGGCCGACGTGACGGCCGCTGCAGTCGAAGCGAAGTCTGTCTCGCACGCGGAACTCGTCGACGCCGGTGTCAACCCGGGCGTGGCGGCTCGCATCCGCCGCGAGCACTCCCTCCAGTGGTCCTTCGAGGGCGGCCAGGACCTCGACCGGCGCGCCGAGCAGGTGCGCGGCCTCAACGACGACGAGCGGGAGTGGGTCGCCGCGAGCTACGGCGAGGACGAGGCGTCCGCCGACGGGAGCGGCGACTCGTCTGCGGAAGAGGCGGCGTGGCGCGAACAGCCGTCGGACGCGCAGAGGGGTTCGAACCCCGACTCGGAGTCGGTGGACGACGAGGCGGTGTGGCGGGCGAAGTCGTGGCCGAACGGCGACGACTCTGCGGCCGAGCGCGACGAGCAAGCGTGGCGCGAACAGTCCGTGCCGACCCCGGTGACGGAACTCGACGGCATCGACGAGGACGACGCGGCACTGCTCGCTCGCGCGGGCGTCACCTCGGTCCGGAGTCTCGCGACGGCACACGTCGAGCACGTCGCGGACTCGCTGGGAGTGTCCGTCGAGCGCGTGGCAGCCTGGAAGGAGACCGCCGGCGACGCGGAGACGTAGCCACCGGCGAGCGGGGACTGGAGGCCACTTCCCGACAGTTAGACACTTATACGAGGTTGCCGCACGTTTAACTGATGCGCCCCTTCGAGGACTCTCCGATTTCGCGCGACGGGAAAGTACTGATTCTCGCGTACGACCACGGCCTGGAGCACGGCCCGGTCGACTTCGAGGCGGTGCCCGAGACGATGGACCCCGAGGTCGTGTGGGACGTCGCCGCCCACGACGCCGTCTCTGGGTTCGCCGTCCAGAAGGGCGTCGCGGAGGCCTACTACCCCTCCTACGAGGACGACGTGAACCTGCTGGCGAAGCTCAACGGCACGTCGAACCTCTGGATGGGCGAACCCGACTCCGCGGTGAACTGGACGGTCGACTACGCCGCCGAACTCGGCGCGGACGCCATCGGCTTCACGCTCTACGGCGGATCGAACCACGAGATCGAGATGGCCGAGGAGTTCCGGGACGCACAGGAGAAGGCCCGGGAGCACGACCTCCCGGTCGTGATGTGGTCGTACCCCCGCGGCCAGGGCCTGAAGAACGACAAGGACCCACAGACCATCGCGTACGCGGCGCGACAGGCGCTGGAACTCGGCGCGGACGTCGCGAAGGTCAAGTACCCCGGCAGCCCCGAGAAGATGGAGTTCGCGGTGAACGCCGCGGGGCCCACGCAGGTCGTCATGTCCGGCGGGTCGAAGACCAGCGACCGCGACTTCCTCGAGACCGTGAAGGGCGCCATCGACGCCGGCGCCGTCGGGCTCGCAGTCGGCCGGAACGTCTGGCAGCGCGAGAACCCCGCCGAGTTCCTCGACGCCCTCGAGGCCGTCATCTACGAGGAGACGAGCGTCGAGGAGGCGCTCTCCCGCGTCTGAATGACGGTCGACCGGATCTTCGACGTCGTCGCCGACGCTGCACCCGAAATCCGCGCGGGTCTCCCGGAGCGCCGCGCGAAGGCGGAGACGGAGAACGTCTCCGGCGAGACGCAACTGGAGGCCGACCTCTGGGCTGACGACCTGCTGTGCGAGCGTTTCGAGGACGTCGCGGGCGTGACCTGGTACGCCAGCGAGGAGCGTGACGAGGTCGAGCGCGTCGGCGACGACGAGGACGGCTACACGGTCGCCCTCGACCCGCTCGACGGCTCCTCGAACGTCAAGTCGAACAACCCGTGTGGCACCGTCGTCGGCGTCTACGACGAACCGCTCCCCGCGCCCGGCGACAGCCTCGTCGCCGCGGGGTTCGTCCTCTACGGCCCGACGACGACGATGGTCGTGGCCCGCGACGGCGAGGTAAGAGAGTACCTGGTCGAGGCTGACGGCCGGACCGACCTCGGGCCAGTCGAACTCCCCGACGACCCCGTCGTCTACGGGTTCGGCGGACGCGTGCCCGAGTGGACCGACGAGTTCGAGGCGTTCGTCCGCGACGTCGAGGAGGACCTGAAACTCCGCTACGGCGGCGCGATGATCGCCGACGTCAACCAGGTGCTCGTCTACGGTGGCGCGTTCGGCTACCCGGGCCTGCAGTCCCGTCCCGGGGGGAAACTCCGCGTGCACTTCGAGTCAGTGCCGATGGCGTACGTCGTCGAGACGGCTGGCGGGGCCTCCAGCGACGGCTCGAAGTCCCTGCTGGAGTGTGACCCCGACAGCCTCCACGAGCGCACGCCGACGTTCGTCGGGAACGAGTCGGTCATCGAGGCTCTCGAGGACGCGCTCCCGAACTGACTTCTGCGTCCCCCTCGTTCTGTCGGCTATGTGCGGCCGCTACGCGCTGTTCACCGACTCGACCGACCTGGCCGACGAGTTCGACCTGGCCGACGCGACGTACGAGCGGACGTACAACGCCGCACCGAGCGAGGACCTGCCGGTGGTCCTCGACGACGAACCCGAGCGACTGACCGCGGCACGCTGGGGACTCGTGCCGTCGTGGTCAGACGGGCCGGGGGGCGACCCGGACCCCATCAACGCTCGCGCGGAGACACTGTCGGAGAATCGCTACTTTCGGGAGGCGTACCGCGAGCGCCGCTGTCTCGTCCCCGTCGACGGCTTCTACGAGTGGGTGGAGACCGCCGACGGCAAGCAGCCACACTACGTCTCGCGGGCGGACGGTCGTCCGTTCCTGCTGGCGGGGCTCTGGGAGACGTGGACGCCCGAGCAGAAACAGACGGGACTCGGCGAGTTCGATTCGGGCGGACCGAGCAAGGCGGCCGAGACGGTGCGGTCGTTCACCGTCGTGACGACCGAACCCAACGACTTCCTCGCGGAGTACCACCACCGGATGGCGCTACTCCTCGACCGCGAACGGGGCGAGCGCTGGCTGACGGCCGACGACCCGAGTGACCTGCTGGCGCCGAGCGGGATGGAACTCCGGGCGTGGCCGGTGTCGCGGGCCGTCAACGACCCGTCGAACGACCGGCCGGAACTCGTCGAGTCGGTGGCCTGACGAAGCGGGAATCTCGGTCACGGCCCGCACCCGGTCGTTCGGGTCTCGTCGGTAGACACCGTGTCACACTCCCCCAACCTTCTTCAGGTCAGTCGACATAATCAGGGGGGTATGACTGGAATCAAGTACGAGGACTTCGTCGACACCGACTACGAACCGACCGACACCGACCTCGTCTGCGAGTTCGTCCTGGAGCCGGGCGAGGGAATGGACATGATGGACGCGGCGGGCCGCGTCGCCTCCGAGAGTTCGAACGGCACGTGGGCAGCGCTGAACGTCCCGGACCGCGTCACCGAACTCAGCGCCACCACCTTCGAAGTCGGGGACGGCAACATCACGGTCGCCTACCCCGGCGCCCTCTTCGAGGACGGCAA contains:
- a CDS encoding cobalamin B12-binding domain-containing protein, whose translation is MSQDAQRNIRCLVAKVGLDGHDRGAHVITRAFRDAGFEVIYSGLHKAPAEIVQAAVQEDVDVLGISILSGAHNTLVPKIVEGLEEYDAFEDTLIIVGGIIPDEDRPGLREDGVDAIFGPGTPMEETVEFIRENVKPRD
- the meaB gene encoding methylmalonyl Co-A mutase-associated GTPase MeaB, producing the protein MATTDEPEIVTELLAGKHHALARTITKIENRSPGYRDVVSALYPHTGGADVVGITGSPGSGKSTLVDKMAKTYRDRGLSVGVIAVDPSSPFTGGAVLGDRIRMASTATDMEVFFRSMSARGSLGGLSTATADAVKALDAFGKDKIIIETVGAGQNEVDVVKTADTVAVLVPPSSGDDVQMLKAGILEIGDVFVVNKADLQGANKTVTELKNMLDLRESEPDDWEPEVVETVAKSGEGVEDFLAVLENHTSWLDDSGRREEKRHTRYAEELRNLLREDASELLADELDARGGIEELVARIDDGDTTPYELADDIVDPLAECLDEQRD
- a CDS encoding alpha/beta fold hydrolase, translating into MRLRRLLAGAVGGLALTEAANRALRTRAGPLESPLDGDQGTYRWRGFDVAYTEAGDPEDPDLVCLHGVHAAASPKEFDGIFGALAEDFHVLAPELPGFGRSDRPPVAYTSSLYESFVADFLSDAADDPVILGSSLTGAWATMAANDADARGLLLVCPTAETGPRRPWVRSLVRSPVVGQGLFNGLTSKPSLRYYDEREAFYRPEHITSDVVDYQWQTAHQAGARFAPASFVGGFLDPAVDLADELAAVDCPVTLFWGREATVTPLAEGRELADEADTRLVVLDDTKLLPHEEEPGTFVDVIRSELPQLEGQ
- a CDS encoding Zn-ribbon domain-containing OB-fold protein, translated to MTAPGVRDAGYDDFVDALAEGEGYYLECENGHGTLPPRRVCPHCGSRELVETALPETGTIDSYTVVHVAAPAFADDVPYAVAVADFGAVRLTGQLQSDLDAVETGLTVAPRVGKSETTGERLLTFELR
- a CDS encoding thiolase domain-containing protein is translated as MTNVRVAGVGLTHFGRHPERTSRDLFAEAGLAALDDAGVDRDDVEGVYYGNFMGALAEHQGHQGPLAAEALGVDAPATRYESACASSGVALRQAVKDVRNGEADVLVVGGAERMNNLETAESTEALAIAADELYEVRAGVTFPGAYAMMANAYFEEFGGSHEDLAHVAVKNHENAVGNEHAQYQKEITVEDVLESPPVAEPLNLYDACPVTDGASAVVLVSEDYANDHDVEAPVAVTGTGQGGDNMALQDRDDMATSPAATDAAAEAYAEAGVTAADVDFAEVHDCFTIAEVLAVESLGFFETGEGVAAARRGVTTRDGDLPVNLSGGLKAKGHPVGATGTSQVAELTRLLRGDHHNSEYVAAADVAVAHNAGGTVASAVVHVLEVER
- a CDS encoding DUF7111 family protein, producing the protein MTEETVEAGGVTARYYETETERVLAFSGDGGTAAVAQNREGYAMLKVRPSADGDELERYYGFDMALDHAAELLGVDPTDLPVPEAAADMGM
- a CDS encoding winged helix-turn-helix domain-containing protein, producing the protein MAIPHWTWPDDAPASGTDLAAASDAFDTLSDRTRAAILGTLFDADGPVAYTDLLTATGVEDNGRLNYHLRRLDGLVDRGDDGYVLTDRGRAMVRDVLAADALAGD
- a CDS encoding AzlC family ABC transporter permease, producing the protein MADAEPATATDEPDGEPSLSFGWAGIREGFVTGFPVAVGVGGYGIVFGVVARQSGLSVAEAALMSATVLAGAAQLVAVGLWADPIPVVAVVTTTAVVNLRYVLMGAALRPWFRQLSPLETYTSLFFFADENWALTIGELRAGSTRGAFLLGSGLVLWLLWVVTTVVGATAGDLVGDPARFGLDFVVTALFLTLAAGFWDGAESLRPWLAAAGVALAVNAVIPGEWYILAGALSGATVEVVTHDG
- a CDS encoding AzlD domain-containing protein, coding for MADPLSLDLNVVVVVLAMAAVTYATKASGLWAVGRLDLSERAEAGLDVLPGAVVVAFVAPALVDGGPAEWLAAVATVAVARKTGNLLVSLAVGVGVVLAVRSVV
- a CDS encoding acyl-CoA dehydrogenase, which codes for MDFSLTPEQQQIRDMVAEFVDEEVVPRAAEIDAADEFPWDLVEEMSDLGLMGMPFPEEYDGAGLDYHSYAIALEEISRGSGGLGTVVAAHTSLAGNMLNAYGDDDQKSAFLAPLNRGDDVGAFALSEAGAGSDVPAMQTTAEKDGDEYVVNGDKLWISNGSVADTVTLFAKTDPDAGHRGISSFVVRPEEDDGFYVEGTEDKLGDKGCPTAELRFDDMRIPESRILGEEGDGFTHALETLNGGRITIAARSIGLARAALEDSLQYAQDREQFDQPISEFQTIQHKLADMDTKIQSAKLLMHRAADKKIRGEDFIKDAAQAKLYASEISREVTNEGIQIHGGYGYTKDFDVERYYRDSKLNEIYEGTSEVLRNTIARRLLK